In Modestobacter versicolor, a single genomic region encodes these proteins:
- the fliG gene encoding flagellar motor switch protein FliG, protein MSIASVEQLVGVPAQRSAQVAVPRKELPGIRKAAVLLAQLSKEEAGAVLAQLRPSEVEKLTGELMRLENVDGGDVDDVLTEFHALMNARRFVGTGGVEFAREVLAAGLGEERADGILSRLNVVYTELPFASLRNSDVRQLVTFLKDEHPQVVALVLAHLPAPQSAEVLSGFPPDQQADVAYRIAMMDRTAPEMVRMVEEELGRRMGSLLAYQDMATVGGVETLVEIINRSSRPTERSILEWLENSDPELAERIRSQMFVFEDIVTIDDRSLQLVLRDVEANDLATALKGVRQDVRDKVVRNLSERAGENLLEEMELLGPVRTRTVEEAQAKVVAVIRTLEEQGALTISRGGEDDFVA, encoded by the coding sequence GTGAGCATCGCCAGCGTCGAGCAGCTCGTCGGTGTGCCGGCCCAGCGGTCGGCGCAGGTCGCCGTCCCGCGCAAGGAGCTCCCCGGCATCCGCAAGGCCGCGGTGCTCCTCGCCCAGCTCTCCAAGGAGGAGGCCGGCGCCGTGCTCGCGCAGCTGCGCCCCTCCGAGGTGGAGAAGCTGACCGGTGAGCTCATGCGCTTGGAGAACGTGGACGGCGGCGACGTCGACGACGTGCTCACCGAGTTCCACGCGCTGATGAACGCCCGGCGCTTCGTCGGCACCGGCGGTGTGGAGTTCGCCCGCGAGGTGCTCGCCGCCGGCCTGGGCGAGGAGCGCGCCGACGGCATCCTGTCCCGGCTCAACGTCGTCTACACCGAGCTGCCCTTCGCCTCGCTGCGCAACAGCGACGTCCGGCAGCTGGTCACCTTCCTCAAGGACGAGCACCCGCAGGTCGTCGCGCTGGTGCTCGCCCACCTGCCCGCGCCGCAGTCGGCCGAGGTGCTGTCGGGCTTCCCGCCGGACCAGCAGGCCGACGTCGCCTACCGGATCGCGATGATGGACCGCACCGCCCCGGAGATGGTCCGGATGGTGGAGGAGGAGCTGGGCCGCCGGATGGGCTCGCTGCTCGCCTACCAGGACATGGCCACCGTCGGCGGCGTCGAGACGCTGGTCGAGATCATCAACCGCTCCTCGCGGCCCACCGAGCGCTCGATCCTGGAGTGGCTGGAGAACAGCGACCCCGAGCTCGCCGAGCGGATCCGCTCCCAGATGTTCGTCTTCGAGGACATCGTCACCATCGACGACCGGTCGCTGCAGCTGGTGCTGCGCGACGTCGAGGCCAACGACCTGGCCACCGCGCTCAAGGGCGTCCGCCAGGACGTCCGGGACAAGGTGGTCCGCAACCTCTCCGAGCGCGCCGGGGAGAACCTGCTCGAGGAGATGGAGCTGCTCGGCCCGGTGCGCACCCGCACCGTCGAGGAGGCCCAGGCCAAGGTCGTCGCGGTCATCCGCACGCTCGAGGAGCAGGGCGCGCTGACCATCTCGCGGGGTGGTGAGGATGACTTCGTCGCCTGA
- a CDS encoding FliH/SctL family protein yields MTSSPDASPRETLLLRGAPAAGAVPYQRAASAPVWGRRSDRSPADDVVTPMPVAAPPPPAPAPRSAAGTPAPHLPPAAAAAAGTVLDTGSSRAEAAAGRAGLRLGDVYAEQLGRLREEARREGWAAGHAEGLVAAERVVAAAEQAAEERLATVQARWERRLASATAAMGAAVERLDATAAPVVDEMRDSILDSLLVLVGDLLGRELAMAASPGLDALQRALTLCPGDVPVVVRLHPDDLAEVPAEALAQLPASVTVVGDDAVERAGALAEAGNQRVDAQLGAALERVRAVLRS; encoded by the coding sequence ATGACTTCGTCGCCTGACGCCTCCCCCCGGGAGACCCTGCTGCTGCGCGGGGCACCCGCCGCCGGCGCCGTGCCCTACCAGCGCGCCGCGAGCGCCCCGGTGTGGGGCCGCCGGTCGGACCGCTCGCCGGCCGACGACGTCGTGACCCCGATGCCGGTGGCCGCCCCGCCGCCGCCGGCCCCGGCACCGCGGTCGGCCGCCGGCACCCCGGCACCGCACCTCCCGCCGGCCGCTGCCGCGGCGGCCGGCACCGTCCTGGACACCGGCAGCAGCCGGGCCGAGGCCGCCGCCGGTCGCGCCGGCCTGCGGCTGGGCGACGTCTACGCCGAGCAGCTCGGCCGGCTCCGCGAGGAGGCCCGCCGCGAGGGCTGGGCGGCCGGCCACGCCGAGGGCCTGGTCGCCGCCGAGCGGGTCGTCGCCGCCGCCGAGCAGGCCGCCGAGGAGCGGCTCGCCACCGTGCAGGCCCGCTGGGAGCGCCGCCTGGCCTCGGCGACCGCCGCGATGGGCGCCGCCGTCGAGCGGCTGGACGCCACCGCCGCACCGGTCGTGGACGAGATGCGCGACAGCATCCTCGACTCGCTGCTGGTGCTGGTCGGTGACCTGCTGGGCCGGGAGCTGGCGATGGCCGCCTCCCCCGGCCTGGACGCGCTGCAGCGGGCGCTGACCCTCTGCCCCGGCGACGTGCCGGTCGTCGTCCGGTTGCACCCGGACGACCTGGCCGAGGTGCCGGCGGAGGCGCTCGCGCAGCTGCCCGCCTCGGTCACCGTGGTCGGCGACGACGCCGTCGAGCGCGCCGGGGCCCTGGCCGAGGCGGGCAACCAGCGCGTGGACGCCCAGCTCGGCGCCGCCCTGGAGCGCGTGCGCGCGGTGCTCCGCTCGTGA
- a CDS encoding FliI/YscN family ATPase has product MTALDTRDLLDRARAAARPQLTGIVTGAMGLTLTAEGVSAAVGDLVDVSTDSRQLLAEVVAVQKERLTCMPLGDLSGVRAGARVRATGMPLQVPVGEALLGRVLDGLGRPMDGGPPLGSQVRYVDLTSETPNALTRARVQRQLATGVRALDTLVPVGRGQRLGIFAGSGVGKSTLLSQITRGTDADIRVIGLIGERGREVREFLEEDLGPEGMANTVVVVATSDEPPLVRLKAAFVATRIAEGFRDQGRDVLLMMDSITRTAMAQREVGLSAGEPPATRGYPPSVFAMMPKLLEKAGTSTTGSITGLYTVLVDGDDHNEPIADTARSILDGHVVLTRKLATAGHFPAIDVLESISRVATAVVPAPQMTDAREVRRMMAALRDVRELIEIGAYQSGSDPLVDRGRRLVPQIDAFLRQSTDDLTTPGEAFARLHAIATAA; this is encoded by the coding sequence GTGACCGCGCTGGACACCCGGGACCTGCTGGACCGGGCCCGCGCCGCGGCCCGCCCGCAGCTCACCGGGATCGTCACCGGTGCCATGGGCCTCACGCTGACCGCCGAGGGCGTCTCCGCCGCGGTCGGCGACCTGGTCGACGTCAGCACCGACAGCCGGCAGCTGCTGGCCGAGGTGGTGGCGGTGCAGAAGGAGCGGCTGACCTGCATGCCGCTGGGCGACCTGTCCGGCGTGCGCGCCGGCGCCCGGGTGCGGGCCACCGGCATGCCGCTGCAGGTGCCGGTCGGCGAGGCGCTGCTGGGCCGGGTGCTCGACGGCCTGGGCCGGCCGATGGACGGCGGTCCCCCGCTGGGCTCGCAGGTGCGCTACGTCGACCTGACCAGCGAGACCCCCAACGCGCTCACCCGCGCCCGGGTGCAGCGGCAGCTGGCCACCGGCGTCCGCGCCCTGGACACCCTCGTCCCGGTCGGCCGGGGCCAGCGCCTGGGCATCTTCGCCGGCTCCGGCGTGGGCAAGTCGACGCTGCTGAGCCAGATCACCCGCGGCACCGACGCCGACATCCGGGTCATCGGGCTGATCGGCGAGCGTGGCCGCGAGGTCCGCGAGTTCCTCGAGGAGGACCTCGGCCCCGAGGGGATGGCCAACACCGTCGTCGTCGTCGCCACCTCCGACGAGCCGCCGCTGGTGCGGCTCAAGGCCGCCTTCGTGGCCACCCGGATCGCCGAGGGCTTCCGCGACCAGGGCCGCGACGTGCTGCTGATGATGGACTCGATCACCCGGACGGCGATGGCCCAGCGCGAGGTGGGGTTGTCCGCCGGCGAGCCGCCCGCCACCCGCGGCTACCCGCCGAGCGTGTTCGCCATGATGCCCAAGCTGCTGGAGAAGGCGGGCACCTCGACCACCGGCTCGATCACCGGGCTCTACACGGTGCTGGTGGACGGCGACGACCACAACGAGCCGATCGCCGACACCGCCCGCTCCATCCTCGACGGGCACGTGGTGCTCACCCGCAAGCTCGCCACCGCCGGTCACTTCCCGGCCATCGACGTGCTCGAGTCGATCTCCCGGGTCGCCACCGCGGTGGTGCCCGCACCGCAGATGACCGACGCCCGCGAGGTCCGCCGGATGATGGCCGCGCTGCGCGACGTCCGCGAGCTCATCGAGATCGGCGCCTACCAGTCCGGCAGCGACCCGCTGGTCGACCGCGGCCGCCGCCTGGTGCCGCAGATCGACGCGTTCCTGCGGCAGTCGACCGACGACCTGACGACCCCCGGTGAGGCGTTCGCGCGCCTGCACGCGATCGCGACGGCCGCGTGA
- a CDS encoding flagellar export protein FliJ: protein MRQPAFRLEPVLRVRRNEERAAALAAAAAAREATEAHERAERDAEALAVRRPPASSTGAGFVAAMVASAAAAADVSAARALAVARAEQAELVRERWTAAAQRTKGLERLKERHEADLRRAADVAEARVVDDLVTRQHGASKREREEGQRWTD from the coding sequence GTGAGGCAGCCGGCCTTCCGGCTGGAACCGGTGCTGCGGGTGCGCCGGAACGAGGAGCGCGCCGCCGCCCTCGCGGCGGCCGCCGCGGCCCGCGAGGCGACCGAGGCGCACGAGCGCGCCGAGCGCGACGCCGAGGCGCTAGCCGTCCGCCGCCCCCCTGCCTCGAGCACCGGAGCCGGTTTCGTGGCCGCGATGGTCGCGTCGGCCGCTGCGGCTGCCGATGTGTCAGCTGCACGGGCACTCGCCGTCGCCCGGGCCGAGCAGGCCGAGCTGGTGCGTGAGCGGTGGACCGCCGCCGCGCAGCGCACCAAGGGCCTCGAGCGCCTGAAGGAGCGGCACGAGGCAGACCTGCGCCGGGCCGCGGACGTGGCCGAGGCACGGGTCGTCGACGACCTGGTCACGCGCCAGCACGGGGCCAGCAAGCGAGAGAGGGAGGAGGGGCAGAGGTGGACGGACTGA